The following DNA comes from Janthinobacterium sp. TB1-E2.
ACCGAATGCGTGCTGCTGGCGCAGGACTTGCCGGCATGAGCGCGGCCACTTCGCCATATCCACCGTTGTCGCGCAAGGTGGCGCGCCAGGCCGTCGAATGGTATTTATTGGAGCAGTCGGGCCAGGCCACGCCGGACGACCTGGCCGCCAGCGCCCAGTGGCGTGCACGCGACCCGCAACACGCGCGCGCCTGGAACAGGGTGCAGCAGGTGAGCCAGACGGCAGGCCTGCTGCCGCCGGACCTGGCCGTGCCCGTGCTGCGCCGGCCGCAGCGCCGCGTGGCAGTGCAAGTGCTGCTGGCGCTGATGGCGGCGCCCGCCGCCTGGCTGCTGGTACGCCACGACATGCTGGCCGATTACCGCAGCGGCGTGGGCGAACGGCGCGAAGTCTCGCTGCCCGATGGGGGCACCGTGGTGCTCAATACGGACAGCGCCGTCGATGTGGCGTATGGCGCCGGCGAACGACGGCTGACGCTGCGCCGCGGCGAAGTGCTCGTGCAGACGCGCCCTGACCATGCGGGCAGCCGCCCTTTCATCGTCGCCACCTGCCATGGCCGCATCCGCGCGCTGGGCACGCGCTTTACCGTGCGCGTCGACGACGACGACAGCCGCGTGACGGTGCTCGAACACGCGGTGGAAATCACGCCGCG
Coding sequences within:
- a CDS encoding FecR domain-containing protein codes for the protein MSAATSPYPPLSRKVARQAVEWYLLEQSGQATPDDLAASAQWRARDPQHARAWNRVQQVSQTAGLLPPDLAVPVLRRPQRRVAVQVLLALMAAPAAWLLVRHDMLADYRSGVGERREVSLPDGGTVVLNTDSAVDVAYGAGERRLTLRRGEVLVQTRPDHAGSRPFIVATCHGRIRALGTRFTVRVDDDDSRVTVLEHAVEITPRAASATVRTLVAGQHSRFDANHAGLPTPAPLQADAWARGMLAVQDMRLDTFAAELSRYRPGLLRVEPQVAGLRLSGAFQLDDTGAVLDSLARMLPVDVLYRTPYWVTIAARKK